Genomic DNA from Planctomycetaceae bacterium:
AATGGCGAAAGGCTCGCGAAGACAATGTGCTGTGCACTGACGATTGCCCCGCCGTAATTGTCGTCCATGAATCGGGACGCAGCATGGCCGCCGGCAGGACGATCGCTCGTGCGCTGTGCCGTACCGGAGTTCACACACTGCTGGTGCAGCTTCCGGGGTACGGCCGGCGTTCTGCCGGACGCAAAGACAGCGAACAGCATCTGGTGGAAGGTCTGCAGCAGGGCGTTGCCGATACGCGCCGGGCGGCGGACGTCGCGCGCCGGCTGGAAGGCGTCGACGGGAATCGGATCAGTGTCCTGGGAGTCAGCCTGGGCGGATTTGTCGCAACACTTGCGGGAAGTCTGGACGACGGCTTCGATCAGCACTTCATTCTGATGGCGGGAGCCGATCTGCCGATGATGTTTCGCGACGGCCAGCGTGAAGTCGCCCAGCTTCGCGAAAAGACGGAGGCTCTGCACAGCGGCGAAGAACTGCTGAAGTATCTGCGGCGGATTGAACCGTCACGCATCGCGCATCGATTGCCTGCGGATCGAACGGTGTTGTACACGGCGATGTTCGACGTCGTGGTCCCGCCCGCGTGTTCAGACAGGCTGGCGGAAACAATCGGCCTGGCTCCCGACCATATCATTCGGATGCCGTGCGGCCACCATTCGGCCGTCGCATTTCTGCTTCCGATGGTCGTGGATGTCAGTGCCCGGGTTACTTCTTCCGCAAAATGAAGACGACATCTTCGGTAATCGCCGACACCTGGCAGGGACGGTCGACGTCGTAGCTGAAGTCGTATGTTTCTGCGATCTCCAGTTGCGGAATCCTGCGCAGCAGCGATCGGAACTGCGCATGCCTGTAGGTGCGATATTCCATGTAGTCGATGATCCGCCGGTGAGCCGTCGGCGTGTAGATGTCCAGAGTCATGTCCAGCATTTCCATGCGACGTCTGCGGTCGATTCCGCGCGACCGCATGTAAGACGTGATCGCCAGGTTCCCGCGCCGCGCGGACCAGCTTTCTTCTTCCATCGGCTGCCCGACGGTCGGTTCCAGGTGAATGCCCAGAATGTACAGGCCTCCCTTTCTGAGTGCGTTCGCCATGCACTGCAGATGATCGGTTGCCTGTTTTTCCGTCGCCAGATGTCGAAAACTGTTGATGGTGTTGAAAGCAGCGTCGACACGTGATTTCAGCCGGAAGTTCGACATGTCGCCAACCGTCACACTGCGGTCGAAGCCGTGGCGCTGCAGGCGGTCGTTACAGAAATCCACGGCCTTGTGATTCAGATCGTTGCCGCTGACTTTGTAACCCGCCTGAACCAACTTGATCAGCAGCCGTCCGGTGCCGCACGCCGGTTCAAAAACGCGCCGGACCGGGCAGCCCGCGTGTTTGGCAAAACAGGCTCGGAAGAAGTCGAATTCCGCCTTCCAGTCGGAGCCAAACAACAGGTCGTAGTACTTCGGGAAATCGTAAATGCTGCCGTTGATGATTTCAGTCATATCGGAAGAAGCCGCTCCTGGGGCGAAGATGGGCGTCGGTGGTTTCCATTCCTCGTTCGGCTGCGGCCCGGAAGTCCTTATTTCGCCGCGTTTGCAGCAACATCCGGCAGATGTCAAAGCGACCGGCAGACGTGGATGTTCCCGGAACGGAATGACGCGGCAGGAGCCTCGACGTTCCGGCAACGCCTGGCCGGTAAGAACTCATCTGTCGCTCGCCGAAGTGGGCGTCAGCCAGGTTCCGGAACGCGGTGACGCAGTCCTTCCCGAGTTGTAGCTGATGCCGGAAAAACCTGAACCGGCAGCCGCACCGATCTGCCGAATCGGCGGATCTTCTTGACCGTTCGCCTGACGAGTCTTAATCTGTATTCTAACGGCTGGATGCAGGCAGGTTATGACGAGACACAACGACCTGCGCCAGTGAATTGCCGAATCGACGGCAGCGATCGACCTGGCAGAAACGAATTCTGCCGATATCAGAAAATACCCACCACCCCGGCCACCCACAGCCACTGTCCTCACCGCCGTCCGATGCGATGGCCTGCTTTCGCCATGCATGTCAGGCAGCACCCTTCCACTGATGAGGTTTCATGATGCTTACAATTCAGGGACGCAAATCGAAGTACTGCGACGGAGTCAGTCGTCGCGGTTTCCTGAAAATCGGCGGGCTTTCCATGGCCGCAACAGGGGGAGTCAACCTGGCTTCCATCATGTCGGCCCAGGCCGCGTCCGGGGTCCAACAGTCGGACAAAGCCATCATTAACATCTTTCTGGGAGGCGGTCCGCCTCACCAGGACATGTGGGAGATCAAGTCGGACGCTCCTGCCGAAATTCGCGGCGAATTCAGCGCGATCGAAACGAGCGTTCCCGGGATTCAGATCTGTGAATGTTTCCCGAAGCTGGCCGCGATGATGGACAAGCTGGTCGTCATTCGCTCGGTCGTCGGCAACTCGGGAGCACATGACGCCTACCAGTGTTTCTCCGGCTGGGACCGGCGCATGCTGTCGTCCGTCGGAGGCCGGCCCGCAATCGGTTCCGTGCTTGCAAAACTGCGCGGTCCCACGGATCCCGGAATTCCGCCGGCAGTTGCCCTGGCGGCAAAGACACAGCATGTGCCCTGGTCAGAACCCGGTTCACCGGGATTTCTGGGAGCCGCCTATTCCGCGTTTCGTCCCAACGGCGCTGGTATGGACGATTTGACGCTGAATGGCGTGACGCTGGAACGACTGCAGGATCGGCGCACTCTGCTGACCAGCCTGGATGGACTGAAACGCAGCGCCGACGCCACCGGCATGATGGACGGTATGGACGCGTTTGCTCAGGCGGCCTTTGGAGTCCTGACATCACGAGGTCTGGCGGACGCTCTGGATCTTTCGAAGGAACCCGCCGAAGTGCGCGAACGCTATGGCGACGGCAAGCCGTACAAGTACCAGTATGATGGAGCTCCGACGTGCAATGACCACATCCTGCTGGCTCGACGGCTGGTCGAAGCCGGCGTGCGCTGCGTCACGCTGTCGTATGGTCGATGGGACAGCCACGGAGCCAACTTCGACCTGGTTCGCGATCACGGCAGCAAGCTTGACCAGGCCGTCAGTGCTCTGGTCGAGGATCTCGAAGAACGCGGAATGCTGGACAACGTGACCATTCTTGTCTGGGGCGAATTCGGCCGCACACCGCGGATCAACCCCGGTGCCGGCCGCGACCACTGGCCGCAGGTCAGCTGTGCTCTGATGGCCGGCGGCGGCATGAAGACAGGACAGGCCATCGGCGCTACAAACCGACTGGGCGAATACGCCACGGAACGTCCCGTCGATGTTCAGGAAATCGTCGCCACCGCGTATCACAACCTTGGTATCAATACGATGAATACCACGCTGAGTGATCCAACCGGTCGACCTCAGTTCCTGGTGGATATTCGCGAGCCCATTCGTGAATTGGTGTAGCGCGAAGGCAATCGTCACCGGACGGAATTCTGACGAATCGGCTGCTGCCAGCGCCGGCGCGTCCATTCATCGTACGGAATCTGGCAGCGTTGACGTCCGGATGACGTTCCGGCGGCGGTTTGATGTTCGCCGCGTGCTGGTCGTCAACATTCTGCTGCTGTCGCGCCTCGCCACGCTTTCGGCCGCTCCGCCGACTCACCTGCAGGTCCGGCAGGCGCTCAGCGTTGCTCGGATGGCGGCCGATCATGGATTTCAGGACCTGTCCCTGAAGGCAGTACGAGACGCCTTGAATCACGGTCCGCCAGGCGACTCGATTCAGCCGGAATTTCGCATCGAGCTTCGTTCGGCAAGAATTGATACATCGGCCGTGACCAGGCTGACAACTGCGGATCCCGTTGTCGAAATCCATGATTCACTGATGGACCTTGCTCGACGCTGGCAGACTGACGGTTACGATCGCGCGGCTGTCTGCCAGACGCTGGCCGATGTCGTCATGCCGAAGCACTTCGCGTCCCGTGTCGTTTGCTACGTTCACCCGGCCTCGGTGGATCCATACCGGCCGAACCATCTGCCACAGATTTCCAGCATTGCTCGGATGCTCGTCGAGCGCGCGAACGCCGCGGGTCGACTGCCGGACGTGCGCGATCAACTGGGACAGCAAGCCCCGACGAATACGGCGCAGTCACACCTGCTGGCGGCAATGATCGCCATGGAACTGCGTGACGAAGACGATTTGGCGCGGCATCTCGAAGCGGCAGCTGCAAGTCTTCAGGACGGAGCCGACGCCGCGACGGCTCAATTGGCGGTCGCCGTCGCGTCCGACGCGTTCGATTCGGGCATGGCCGCGAGCGCCGCGGCGAACCTGCTGGACGATGCCGCCAGGCTCGTTCACCAGATCAACGCGGCAGCCGGCGTATCACGGAATTCGCCGTCGCGCGCCTGCCTGCTTACCGCGGCGCGAGCCCTGTTCGCCACGGAACAGCCTCAGGCCGCCGTCGACACACTGTCCGCGTATCTGACCGTGGAAGTTCCGTCCTGCTATTCCAACAGCAGCCATGACGGCTACCTGCGACAACGACGGAAGGTCGTCGCCGAGGAACTCTACAGCCGCGGACTGGTTGCGGACGCTCGACGCCTGCTGAAGGATTATGCCGCAGCATTCGAACGTCGATATCGCGACGGCAGGTTTTCGACGTCAGAATCACTGGCCGTCGCGACTCAGGATGCCGCCGCGCAGGGCGCCGCCGCGCAGGGCGCCGCGCAGTCAGCTCCGAGAGTGATTCCGGAATCCGATGTCGCCGGGACGGAAGCCGACTCTGCCGTTTGGCTGATGGTCGGCGACATGGAATCGGAACTGTCACGGCGACTGTTTGTCTTCCCGGATTTCACCGCGGTGACGCACCTGGCCGTTTCACCAGACGGCTTGGAACTGGCGATGGCGGCGAATCTTCACGGGCGGACGTCGCCGTCGCAGTCGCGGATCTTTGTGCTTCCGCTGAACGGCG
This window encodes:
- a CDS encoding alpha/beta fold hydrolase, translating into MWTRVAMSMLLLYQQSPQQKVDCRDSIAAPDSASESPDAIECLQGFLWKPAAFTATVTPQTPAEDDSPVAAGIDFDAEVSFPSPRPGPGGDVVLEWRKAREDNVLCTDDCPAVIVVHESGRSMAAGRTIARALCRTGVHTLLVQLPGYGRRSAGRKDSEQHLVEGLQQGVADTRRAADVARRLEGVDGNRISVLGVSLGGFVATLAGSLDDGFDQHFILMAGADLPMMFRDGQREVAQLREKTEALHSGEELLKYLRRIEPSRIAHRLPADRTVLYTAMFDVVVPPACSDRLAETIGLAPDHIIRMPCGHHSAVAFLLPMVVDVSARVTSSAK
- a CDS encoding class I SAM-dependent methyltransferase, translating into MTEIINGSIYDFPKYYDLLFGSDWKAEFDFFRACFAKHAGCPVRRVFEPACGTGRLLIKLVQAGYKVSGNDLNHKAVDFCNDRLQRHGFDRSVTVGDMSNFRLKSRVDAAFNTINSFRHLATEKQATDHLQCMANALRKGGLYILGIHLEPTVGQPMEEESWSARRGNLAITSYMRSRGIDRRRRMEMLDMTLDIYTPTAHRRIIDYMEYRTYRHAQFRSLLRRIPQLEIAETYDFSYDVDRPCQVSAITEDVVFILRKK
- a CDS encoding DUF1501 domain-containing protein — encoded protein: MMLTIQGRKSKYCDGVSRRGFLKIGGLSMAATGGVNLASIMSAQAASGVQQSDKAIINIFLGGGPPHQDMWEIKSDAPAEIRGEFSAIETSVPGIQICECFPKLAAMMDKLVVIRSVVGNSGAHDAYQCFSGWDRRMLSSVGGRPAIGSVLAKLRGPTDPGIPPAVALAAKTQHVPWSEPGSPGFLGAAYSAFRPNGAGMDDLTLNGVTLERLQDRRTLLTSLDGLKRSADATGMMDGMDAFAQAAFGVLTSRGLADALDLSKEPAEVRERYGDGKPYKYQYDGAPTCNDHILLARRLVEAGVRCVTLSYGRWDSHGANFDLVRDHGSKLDQAVSALVEDLEERGMLDNVTILVWGEFGRTPRINPGAGRDHWPQVSCALMAGGGMKTGQAIGATNRLGEYATERPVDVQEIVATAYHNLGINTMNTTLSDPTGRPQFLVDIREPIRELV